The Juglans regia cultivar Chandler chromosome 1, Walnut 2.0, whole genome shotgun sequence nucleotide sequence TTACATTATAAAAGCTCAACATGTCTAAAGTATTGCTTATTTTGGTGTGAATCTAGACTCAAGGGTAACGTTTTCAagtgggatgagatacaaaattctcatctcatcattacaattttttcaaattcacacacaaaatataataaacaattcaactttttcaaatcccaaaacaataataatattaaaaaataatattttaaactttcatctaaaaccaaaaattcttatctcactatctaaacctacCTATTCTTGGATATTTGTTgaagattttcttttgtaaaattcaaGTTCAGTAATTCATTTAGTTTTGCTTTGCCAAAATCTTCTTCAggcaatttgaaaatttttcctATTATGACAATAGCGACATTGCTCTTAGCGCCAAATATCTAAGACTCACATTGCTTATACTTGGtgacatcattttaaaaagaagtcATGATGGTTGATTCAGCGAATAGTGCAAGGTTGAGGCTTCTGCGATTATCAGAGGCAGCTGAGAAGCTTCGACGACAGGCAGCTATTAGTTTGCAAACTGGGAAGGAAAATGATGCAAGGGAAGCACTCTTTCAGAAAAAGAAGGTCATGCTAGCCTTGGAGAAGTCAAAGAGCCGCATTGAATTGCTTGATGAGCTTTCCACAAAGCTTAATGAGGTGAATGAAATGGTGGTTATTATAAAAGATCTTACTGAGTTTTTTATATTGAAGTATTTCCTTATATACCTTTTAACATTGAGTGGGATTATGCTATTAGTTTTGTTATACATAATTCCCCTCTGGCAGAGACGATATCTAAAATTGAAAGTTTGTGACTTGTTTACTATTGAAGTGGTGGAGCGTATCATACATTAGGCAGAGGGATCCTATCGTGAAGCATCTatttatgataatatatttaaagagGAAGGATCATGAAAGTAACTATAACTTATGCAATTACTCTACAAGAGATGcatacctttttcaaatcctccatgttaaaggaaaatattttaaagggGCAAAAGAATGCTATAGTTATCAAGCTAAATTCTAATGATCATGGAGTGTTCGCCTTTCTAAGAAGATTAATTAAGGTGCCTTCAATATGGAGAGTTTCTTGATTGCTTTAAAACCCAGTTTctgatttggaagatgattttcTGTCAGGTAAAAGTGTCTTTTGCAATGTATTACAATTTCTGTTGTAGATAATGGCTGTATATCCATTGAAATCAAGCCATACAAACTGTTAGCAATTTAGAAAGCGAAAagagaagtagagagagagagagtatgccATCCAATTTGGTGCCTacaaggaaaatggaaaattctatatacgTTGCACCTttatctaaaaagaaaaaagaaactgattGATAAATTACGCATGCAGTCAGTGGATCTTGAACCCATGTTCTTACCCTCTTGTcttaggcccggtttggatgttgagctgagttgagatgagttgagttatttatgaatagtagttgagatggtggaatgAATTTTGTGGGgctcacctaagatgagtttagatgtatttgttgaaagttgaaaaatgttgtgggtcccGTGTGTAAAGAGTTgtaaaaggttgtgggtctcacttgtaaagagattttgaattgagatgagtttagtaatttgagagttaggtgtttggatgttagacttagcttaaaattaaattgaactaAGTTGATCTTAGTTCAAACCAagttccaaacggggccttaatcTTTTAATAGGAGGTGTCATGAGCTAGAGTTCGCTTATGTAAACTTCCAACCCATCCAACAAGTCATCCTATTTTCTTACTCGCATTTTAAAGCCAAATAATTGGAGGACAACAGTAGAAAGTGAAGGTTAAATAAGCCTGAATTAACCTGTTTCACAGAGAATTGTCAGAAACAGTATGTCTTAGTATGACAGCGAGACAGTGGAATTTTACACAAATGCTTTCAATGTCAGCATGTTTATTTAGTGGAAAATCTTCACAATCTATCAAAGATTTTCCCGAGCTTCTACCTCACACTATGCAGCCATTTCATAGCATGTTTATTAATCCAAAACTCTAGATAAGCATTAGGCTTGTAACAACTGTTGCCAGAATGGTGTTTGGCTGGTGACACTATGTCACACATGCTATGTGAAATTGGGATTTCATTTGACCTTAGGTTAGAGAGGAAGAGGTATAGGACAGTTCGCCAATCCAATGATGTTCAATTATCCCTCCATGTTAGACCAATCTGGCTCATTTACATATTAGCACTTATATGTTGACCCAGGTCAATGCAATTAAAATTCCCTCTAGAGGGTTTCTCCAAGATTTCTGGCCAACGTAAAGAGATTGTTGATGTTGTGAAATAAATGCATTCCGGTATTACTTGGACATGATTGTACACCCAAATAAGATACCTTATCTCTTGGTTTAGATACTACTTCGTATGCTCCCAAAGGGTTAAGTTTTGGGGATCAGATTAGGTTGACACAAGGCTGTTTATGATAAATTCTAAATGCTTTTGTACCCTTTTTCGTGTCAcaggttttgttttattttcagtCTGTATATCTTGGTTTGATCTCTTTCAAGGACATTAACTTCCAGCCTACCATATGATCCAAAGAAGCCTAATTTGGTTTCAGGCAATATCtctgaaagaaaataatctGGTTAGAAGTGTTGCTGTGGATCTTGACAATGTTGAAGAAACTTCATCCAATCTTGTTCGGATTATATCACTAAAGCAGGAAAATACAGATCTAAATGAGATCAAAGAATTTGAACATAGTGCTCTGGAGTTTGGTGGTAGAAAAGATTTGCAGCTCTCCTCACAGAGTCAAGAAATCCTACCAGTCGATAACGATCCAGAGGATCTTCAAGCTTCTTCGAGTGTGGGCATTTGGAAAGATGACATCATGGCTGGATTGAGTGGAGTATCCTCTTATAAGGATTTCTTGGAACATCTGGATCAAGAGCTTGGCAGTATTGAAGCAGAACTTCTGACCATTTTGAGGGTCTCAACATTGGTGCTAGATGACAACGATACAACAAAAAACTTCAAGGTGCAGCAAACACGGGAACTTCTTCAGGACATCCGTGGCATCAGAAAGAGGTATGCTTATGACCCTAGAAAACAGTAGTTGGTGTTCAAATATTATGGACATGATGCTTGGACATATTACACCTTGGGAATATTGTTTTCTTTCTGATATATTGGTTATTGATAAATCATTGAGAAACCAAGATTTTTTGCTCACAGAATTGGATGTATCAAATTGACAAAGGTCGAGACCGCATGATATTTTCATTTCGCTGTACTCAGTTTTCTGCAAGCAGTTGAGTATCAACTTAATGTACGAGAAAGTAGCATTTCCAGATAGAAGTATGGCGTGGAAGATGgtgtcattatttatttatttattttatgtgggtgAAGTGTGAAAGAAACGGATGGACACTTGAGGATGTTGACTCTCAAAATTTCCTGAAGCTTCTGTTCGTTAGACCTCTTTCCCACTGGATGTAACGGATAATACCTCCATCTTGTATCTTGGTATGCTTTGGATTCGTTATCATTCAATTTTGTAGAAGGGTGTGCTTCTGGCTTTTGACTACTTTTTAGTTTAGCTCTATTACTTATCCGAAACgcacacaaaaagaaaagaaaaaaagagagtaataATTCCAGATTTATTTGGAGAACAGGAAAAGGACGTGCAAAGATCAATTTGCAGTAATAAACATCTCCCATCTAAGACTTTATTAATCCATTAACTATTATGCATATTGTTAATGGATTAATACAGGTTGGAAGGGAGGAAGGAGTTATCCCCGGTCCGATGGTGATTCGGGCTTTCATGCGGTACTCTTCacgttcatccataaaataataataaataactaaataaataaagagagatagatATTTATGTGGTTTGACATAAAAACTTGCGCCCACGGGTTGTTTAGGggtaaaatttattatgatagatgattttataatctcTAATGACCTCACATGTCATTCAATATAATGGGAAAATGTATGATTTTATGAGGTTGAAGACAATGCTTCCCTTGAGAGAAGATCATTTTGGGGTCACTATGTATGGTGGAGTTTGGAAGTAGAGAAGTTGTGGAAAGAATCCCCTCATTTGTAGATATCTCCTTCTCTTATAGAGATCTATTTTCTTCCTTAGAGTGATTGACCAAATGTTTGGGTACTAAAGTATTCTGAGAatacttcactactattcattatcttattattattttttactactatttatagaatacCTGACATAGATATCCGGATGTAAATTTCTTTAAGAGGGTATAAACCTAAACCATTGGTTTGTAACTCTTGACTCTTTAGACATGGGATAAAAGGGACAGGTTCGTGGAGTACATGCTGAATCGAAGTGTGAACCTGTAagaatgaaatcccttaaacccataatcaatttgaaaactcacttaaaaaagtcaaaatcaagccaatggaaaatttagaacggttgaggaactcgtttcaagaatctagactatatgaaaatctagacccattgaaaacctgtctcaaaaacctaaattataagaaagaacgccacaaaagttgtgatttgtctttgataagttcaaaagttcattcaatgacaagatgagataaactcaactcactatgaataaattcatcaaatttcataaacttcttaaaatgaggttacaaagagtatttaaaccaaaacctaattaaaatcctagccaaaataaagtattttctttaaaaaatacccctggatgaatagtgtcgTGGCTACAGTACCGCGGCTACAATACCTCTTTAAACcatagttcctaaaaagtaattttCTAAATAAGACATTGGCCAAAATATAAGGCATTTCTAAAAatcatagttcataagaaataagacatatgtaaGCTAAGCATCTTCAAccctaattattctaaactaattcttataactaataaaataaatcatttaaatgaaataaacaaatctAAGACCTttaatcacataaacataataatagactctaattTATATTGCACTCTTCCACTGAGTCTCATTTTTTAAAGCTCATCTTGAATATTCGATttttgctagactcgtcccaagtagaTTGCACTAATttttgcattgcttccttgcaCTTcctagctcttgatcttgtgattgccCCATCTACAACNNNNNNNNNNNNNNNNNNNNNNNNNNNNNNNNNNNNNNNNNNNNNNNNNNNNNNNNNNNNNNNNNNNNNNNNNNNN carries:
- the LOC109003191 gene encoding uncharacterized protein LOC109003191 isoform X2; translation: MMVDSANSARLRLLRLSEAAEKLRRQAAISLQTGKENDAREALFQKKKVMLALEKSKSRIELLDELSTKLNEAISLKENNLVRSVAVDLDNVEETSSNLVRIISLKQENTDLNEIKEFEHSALEFGGRKDLQLSSQSQEILPVDNDPEDLQASSSVGIWKDDIMAGLSGVSSYKDFLEHLDQELGSIEAELLTILRVSTLVLDDNDTTKNFKVQQTRELLQDIRGIRKRIGCIKLTKVETA
- the LOC109003191 gene encoding uncharacterized protein LOC109003191 isoform X1; protein product: MILNSAIAVAMVVPCRAPLRVMCLASNSKTDQLRTQLDQLHSEAERTRVKANSARLRLLRLSEAAEKLRRQAAISLQTGKENDAREALFQKKKVMLALEKSKSRIELLDELSTKLNEAISLKENNLVRSVAVDLDNVEETSSNLVRIISLKQENTDLNEIKEFEHSALEFGGRKDLQLSSQSQEILPVDNDPEDLQASSSVGIWKDDIMAGLSGVSSYKDFLEHLDQELGSIEAELLTILRVSTLVLDDNDTTKNFKVQQTRELLQDIRGIRKRIGCIKLTKVETA